A part of Bacteroidales bacterium genomic DNA contains:
- a CDS encoding C69 family dipeptidase — MKKLFLSVFTLVIFVLAANHTASACTNYLITKGASIDGSTMISYSADSHVLYGELYHWSAGTWPEGTMMDVYEWDTGKFLGQILQAIQTYNVVGNINEHQVAIGETTYGGREELGSQEGAIVDYGSLIYITLQRARTAREAIKIFHELTSTYGYYSSGESFSIADPNEVWILEMIGKGNGNKGAVWVARMIPDGYVSGHANQARITTFPLADNKVSVTSKNFDKFLKDNKIETIYADDVISFAREKGYFKGQDKNFSFSDTYAPVEFGGARFCEMRVWTMFNRVTAGMDQYFDYVKGNIEHGRSLPNGDDNVDQYATNRMPLWIKPEKKVGVQDMFEFMRDHLQGTELDMSKDLGAGPYGVPIRWRPLTWKVGDVTYCHERVTATQQTGFSFIAQMRSWLPNPIGGIIWFGVDDATCSVYMPMYCSIKHAPYSMERGHGAMMRWSDDAAFWVFNQVTNFAYTRWNTIYPEVINKIHTYEQEFVKQTPAIDAKALELYKSSPEQAVSFLTDYSTRLGDQVTDEWKHFYRYLFMRYMDGNIKTPVPGQLNPKVEQPGYPVEWLERIVKETGDQFKVIGSGH; from the coding sequence ATGAAAAAACTTTTTTTATCGGTTTTCACACTCGTGATCTTTGTGTTGGCAGCCAATCATACAGCCAGCGCATGTACCAACTATCTGATAACCAAAGGAGCCTCCATTGACGGCTCCACGATGATCTCCTACTCAGCCGACTCTCATGTACTTTACGGTGAGTTGTATCACTGGTCTGCAGGCACCTGGCCCGAAGGCACGATGATGGATGTTTATGAATGGGATACGGGTAAATTTCTTGGACAGATTCTTCAGGCTATCCAAACTTACAATGTTGTGGGAAATATTAATGAACACCAGGTAGCCATTGGTGAAACTACCTATGGTGGCCGCGAAGAACTAGGAAGCCAGGAAGGCGCCATCGTTGACTATGGCAGCCTGATTTATATCACCCTTCAACGTGCTAGAACTGCCCGTGAAGCCATTAAGATTTTTCATGAGCTTACTTCAACCTATGGCTATTACAGTTCCGGCGAATCCTTTTCTATTGCCGACCCCAATGAAGTGTGGATTCTCGAAATGATCGGTAAAGGCAATGGAAACAAAGGCGCCGTTTGGGTTGCCCGAATGATCCCTGATGGCTACGTCTCCGGACACGCCAACCAGGCACGTATCACTACCTTCCCTCTCGCCGATAATAAAGTTTCTGTTACCAGCAAGAACTTTGACAAATTCCTCAAAGACAACAAAATAGAAACTATTTATGCTGATGACGTCATCTCTTTCGCCCGTGAAAAAGGGTATTTTAAAGGACAAGATAAAAACTTCAGTTTTTCTGATACCTATGCCCCGGTTGAATTTGGCGGCGCACGTTTCTGCGAAATGAGGGTTTGGACAATGTTCAACCGGGTAACTGCCGGAATGGATCAATATTTTGATTATGTAAAAGGGAACATCGAGCATGGCAGATCCCTCCCAAATGGCGATGACAATGTGGATCAATACGCAACCAACAGGATGCCTCTCTGGATTAAACCGGAGAAAAAAGTTGGCGTGCAGGATATGTTTGAGTTCATGCGAGACCATCTGCAGGGAACAGAACTTGATATGAGCAAAGACCTCGGTGCAGGTCCTTATGGCGTTCCAATCAGATGGCGACCGCTGACATGGAAGGTTGGCGATGTAACTTATTGCCACGAAAGAGTTACTGCAACCCAGCAGACAGGGTTTTCTTTTATCGCCCAGATGCGCAGCTGGCTGCCAAACCCAATTGGTGGTATCATCTGGTTTGGTGTTGATGACGCTACCTGCAGTGTTTACATGCCAATGTATTGTAGCATCAAACATGCGCCTTATTCGATGGAGCGTGGACATGGCGCCATGATGCGCTGGTCGGATGACGCTGCATTCTGGGTCTTCAACCAGGTAACCAATTTTGCTTATACACGCTGGAACACGATTTATCCTGAAGTGATCAACAAAATTCATACTTACGAGCAGGAGTTTGTTAAGCAAACACCTGCAATAGATGCCAAAGCCCTCGAATTATATAAATCCAGCCCGGAACAAGCAGTAAGTTTTCTGACTGATTACTCAACACGTCTTGGCGACCAGGTGACTGATGAATGGAAACATTTTTACCGCTACCTGTTTATGAGGTACATGGATGGGAACATCAAAACCCCGGTTCCAGGCCAGTTAAATCCTAAAGTGGAACAACCCGGATATCCCGTGGAATGGCTTGAAAGAATTGTGAAGGAAACCGGTGATCAATTTAAGGTGATCGGCTCGGGACATTAA
- a CDS encoding EamA family transporter — protein MNAENTYKAHFSLALATMIFGANYWIAKGLMPDFVSPQQLVLLRVVGACFLYWALGLAGPGERVKKNDLIRMALAALFGITLNQLLFFIGLNLSTPVDVAIIHVSNPIFVLIIAALMIKERISTFKVAGILLGAGGAVVLITYRGDLSFNSDTFTGNLMAVLNTLAYAIYLVIIKPLMNKYKSVTIMKWVFVFGSLFTIPVTINSAIGISFDGFTSYTWFSLLFVIVATTFFAYLFTIYALKFVEASVVSYYIYLQPIIATLISFWLGIQLLTWQHGLAAAMIFTGVYLVSKKIRIKPNIESNFH, from the coding sequence ATGAATGCGGAAAACACCTATAAAGCACACTTTTCGCTTGCACTGGCCACGATGATCTTTGGCGCCAATTACTGGATTGCCAAAGGATTAATGCCCGATTTTGTCAGCCCTCAACAACTGGTATTGCTGAGGGTAGTCGGCGCCTGTTTTCTCTATTGGGCTCTGGGCTTAGCGGGCCCCGGGGAGCGTGTAAAGAAAAATGATCTGATCCGGATGGCTCTGGCTGCGCTTTTTGGTATCACCCTGAATCAGTTATTGTTTTTTATCGGGCTCAATCTTTCAACACCTGTGGATGTGGCTATTATCCATGTTTCCAACCCAATATTTGTCCTGATCATTGCCGCTCTGATGATCAAAGAGCGAATTTCGACATTCAAAGTTGCAGGAATACTGCTTGGTGCAGGCGGTGCAGTAGTATTGATCACTTATCGCGGAGACTTGTCATTTAATTCAGACACCTTTACCGGGAACCTTATGGCGGTACTTAACACGCTGGCATACGCTATTTACCTTGTAATTATTAAGCCTTTGATGAACAAGTACAAATCGGTGACCATAATGAAATGGGTTTTTGTTTTTGGTAGTTTGTTCACAATTCCAGTCACAATCAATTCGGCAATCGGAATAAGTTTCGACGGATTCACTTCATACACCTGGTTTTCGTTGCTTTTTGTCATCGTGGCTACCACATTTTTTGCCTATCTGTTCACGATTTATGCTTTAAAATTTGTCGAGGCCAGTGTGGTGAGTTATTATATTTACCTGCAACCGATCATCGCCACCCTGATTTCGTTTTGGCTCGGTATCCAATTGCTTACCTGGCAGCATGGGCTGGCTGCTGCGATGATTTTTACCGGAGTTTATCTGGTTTCAAAAAAAATCAGGATTAAACCCAATATTGAATCAAATTTTCACTAA